From Bifidobacterium sp. ESL0790, one genomic window encodes:
- a CDS encoding type II CAAX endopeptidase family protein — protein MVEPGEKATEGKASLRGLNMANTPQDPNNSYNSHDMNDVGNMNRDNGVDGSGYQESDEGLGGSGYQADGDRLSGSGHADGIDGIDGVDGESGGNAIAAEGETSERAAFAPNVQGGPSNPPAPFQQPQAEAKPLSPDEQRRHDVGHQAAIIWGFIVLWLVLQVIGVVFAMLGHMPVEKTDAVVGTVSEPIAILVLLLACRKLYIDKSQGSRSIRFTIRLSSRKPMNWRMWLCSLIAMLAFAAVGDLFAQGFQSALDLLGWSQHSNGDEIDQMVSSSIFGLLSLGFVGPVIEELLMRGIVMPNLERYGRIFAIVTSALLFGFIHGDISQGFNAVLGGLVLGWMASEYSVAWLMSMHIFYNLVICEGVGRLFGLLAEPMQTVAQWTFDGVFFVVAIVLVVVNRDKVTAWYRRNRSPKHTYRGWRSPLFIFTLAAFLFFALTRISF, from the coding sequence ATGGTCGAGCCAGGGGAGAAGGCGACGGAAGGCAAGGCGAGCTTGCGTGGGTTGAATATGGCGAACACGCCACAAGACCCCAACAACTCATACAATTCACACGACATGAATGACGTTGGCAATATGAACCGAGATAATGGCGTGGATGGTTCTGGCTACCAAGAAAGCGATGAAGGTTTAGGTGGCTCTGGCTATCAAGCAGACGGTGACCGTTTAAGTGGTTCTGGCCATGCCGATGGCATTGATGGTATTGACGGCGTTGACGGTGAAAGTGGTGGGAACGCCATTGCTGCAGAAGGAGAAACGAGTGAACGAGCTGCCTTTGCACCGAATGTTCAAGGTGGACCTTCCAACCCGCCTGCGCCATTCCAGCAGCCGCAAGCCGAAGCCAAACCGTTGAGTCCAGACGAGCAAAGACGCCACGATGTGGGGCACCAGGCCGCGATCATCTGGGGCTTCATAGTGCTGTGGCTCGTGTTGCAGGTGATTGGTGTTGTTTTCGCCATGCTTGGCCATATGCCGGTAGAGAAGACAGACGCCGTGGTCGGCACCGTCAGCGAGCCGATCGCCATCCTCGTCCTGCTGCTGGCGTGTCGGAAGCTTTATATCGACAAATCGCAAGGCTCAAGGTCAATCCGTTTCACGATACGTCTCTCATCCCGAAAACCGATGAACTGGCGGATGTGGCTCTGCTCGCTTATCGCGATGCTGGCTTTCGCGGCGGTCGGTGACCTGTTCGCCCAAGGTTTCCAAAGCGCGCTGGATTTGTTGGGATGGTCGCAACATAGCAATGGCGACGAGATCGACCAGATGGTGAGCAGCTCAATCTTCGGTTTGCTTTCGTTGGGTTTTGTCGGACCCGTGATCGAGGAGCTGCTGATGCGTGGCATTGTGATGCCGAATCTGGAACGCTATGGCAGAATTTTCGCCATCGTAACGTCAGCGTTGTTGTTCGGCTTCATCCATGGCGACATCAGCCAAGGATTCAATGCCGTGCTGGGGGGCTTGGTGCTCGGTTGGATGGCCAGCGAGTATTCCGTCGCGTGGTTGATGAGCATGCACATCTTCTACAATCTCGTGATTTGTGAAGGAGTCGGCAGACTGTTCGGCTTGCTTGCCGAGCCCATGCAGACCGTGGCGCAGTGGACGTTCGATGGTGTCTTCTTCGTCGTCGCCATCGTGTTGGTGGTGGTGAACAGGGACAAGGTCACGGCTTGGTACCGTCGCAACCGTAGCCCCAAGCACACCTACCGAGGCTGGCGCTCACCGCTGTTCATCTTCACCTTGGCGGCGTTCCTCTTCTTCGCGCTGACCAGGATTTCGTTCTGA
- a CDS encoding DUF2975 domain-containing protein, which translates to MYETNKVDTFIRYAAKVCEWLNIIAALWLLLLMLFLGVFGSMPCPATFSNDKLPSIYGFTLDATFATATQHKWILYWYTLEGILILLVFAFALRNLHDAFKTMQSESDEHEATPFSSAITKNIHSIGVCLIVAAVIDFIIDASMGALAGWDAASGYDIMDGVDIDGESGGFTWLVIGLLIFCIARILRYGEQLQREHDELI; encoded by the coding sequence ATGTACGAGACGAACAAGGTGGACACCTTCATCAGGTACGCGGCCAAGGTCTGCGAATGGCTCAACATCATCGCCGCCCTGTGGTTGCTCCTGCTCATGCTGTTCCTGGGCGTTTTCGGCAGCATGCCCTGCCCCGCGACCTTCAGCAACGACAAGCTGCCGTCGATCTACGGATTCACGCTCGACGCGACATTCGCCACCGCCACGCAGCACAAGTGGATCCTCTATTGGTACACCCTTGAGGGCATCCTCATCCTGCTCGTCTTCGCGTTCGCCCTGCGCAACCTGCACGATGCGTTCAAGACGATGCAGAGCGAGAGCGACGAGCACGAGGCCACACCGTTCAGCAGCGCCATCACCAAGAACATCCACTCCATCGGCGTATGCCTCATCGTCGCCGCCGTCATCGATTTCATCATCGACGCTAGCATGGGCGCCCTCGCGGGTTGGGACGCGGCGTCGGGTTACGACATCATGGACGGGGTGGACATTGACGGGGAAAGCGGCGGCTTCACCTGGCTCGTCATCGGACTGCTGATATTCTGCATCGCGCGCATCCTACGTTATGGAGAGCAGCTGCAACGTGAGCACGACGAGCTGATCTGA
- a CDS encoding response regulator transcription factor: MKTAIVDDDPIVCSSLTTILEATNAAEVLWTANDGETAVTKYFDNPANHPDVLLIDIQMPGVDGLEAARRILGRDKAARILFLTTFDDKECIDQAIALGAKGYLIKQDAASVGPALQAVMAGQVVLGAQVLGKLSAANGSNINTSSEAKRNADSLTSFNTSSTMPSDGFASVPVSAFSTLSPRERDIARLVAQGLDNRDIAAQLYLSEGTIRNRITDILDKLSLANRTQLAIAWLNAGQR; this comes from the coding sequence ATGAAAACGGCAATCGTCGACGATGATCCCATTGTCTGCTCCTCGCTCACCACGATTCTCGAGGCGACCAACGCCGCCGAGGTGCTGTGGACGGCGAACGACGGCGAGACGGCCGTGACGAAGTATTTCGACAACCCGGCAAACCACCCCGATGTGCTGCTCATCGATATCCAGATGCCCGGAGTCGACGGACTCGAGGCCGCACGGCGCATCCTCGGCCGCGACAAGGCCGCCCGCATCCTCTTCCTCACCACCTTCGACGACAAGGAATGCATCGACCAGGCGATCGCGCTCGGCGCCAAAGGCTACCTCATCAAGCAGGACGCCGCTTCCGTAGGCCCGGCATTGCAAGCGGTGATGGCCGGCCAGGTCGTCCTCGGCGCGCAAGTGCTGGGCAAGCTCTCCGCCGCAAACGGGAGCAACATCAATACCTCAAGCGAAGCTAAACGCAATGCCGATAGCCTGACTTCGTTCAATACTTCATCAACCATGCCTTCTGATGGCTTTGCCAGTGTTCCCGTTTCGGCGTTCTCAACATTGAGTCCCCGCGAACGCGACATCGCCCGCCTGGTCGCCCAAGGCCTCGACAACCGCGACATCGCCGCCCAGCTCTATTTGAGCGAAGGCACCATCCGCAACCGCATCACCGACATCCTCGACAAGCTGTCCCTAGCCAACCGCACCCAGCTCGCCATAGCCTGGCTCAACGCCGGTCAGCGCTAG
- a CDS encoding ATP-binding protein — MMALFRKAYQQLLDWKNNSTSQACLVTGARQVGKTFIVEEFGQQEYKHFVHLDFIAQPQILDAFNTEQGSSELFMAISAFAGADMVPGNTLIFIDEIQECDKIVTAIKYLAQRNGYDFILSGSLLGVELKDVRSFPVGYLHLIEMFPLDFEEFVTANGVGKDILENAKSAFQNQQPVNPIVHNRLMDLFHQYLIVGGMPQAVNEFVNTQNLGQVNTLQNDILRLYRADITKYAREDKLAIREVFDQMPAQLNSQSKRFNFSDIAPKGTYERYRDDFLWLVDAGVALPVRNVKEPRTPLKLAENRQYFKLFFNDVGLLAAACGMQVTRSIISDKLGVNYGSIYENVVAEELHAHGHELYYYRNKKFGELDFVIDTPISGAIPIEVKSGKDYKRHSALSNVMKAPNWDIDHAIVLCEDNLSVADNIIYCPVYMVAFL, encoded by the coding sequence ATGATGGCACTGTTTCGTAAGGCTTACCAGCAATTGCTGGATTGGAAGAACAATTCTACTTCTCAGGCATGTCTCGTCACCGGCGCTCGTCAAGTCGGCAAGACCTTTATCGTCGAAGAATTCGGTCAACAAGAATACAAACATTTCGTCCATCTGGACTTCATTGCGCAGCCGCAAATCCTCGATGCTTTCAATACAGAGCAAGGCTCCAGTGAGCTGTTCATGGCCATTTCCGCGTTTGCCGGAGCGGATATGGTTCCGGGTAACACCCTGATTTTCATTGATGAGATACAGGAATGCGACAAAATCGTCACGGCAATAAAATACCTGGCGCAACGCAACGGCTATGATTTCATTCTTTCTGGTTCGTTGCTTGGCGTCGAGCTTAAGGACGTTCGCTCATTCCCTGTCGGATATCTGCACCTTATCGAAATGTTTCCCCTTGATTTCGAGGAATTCGTAACAGCAAACGGTGTTGGAAAAGACATTCTTGAAAACGCAAAATCAGCATTTCAAAATCAGCAACCCGTCAACCCCATCGTACACAACAGGCTTATGGACCTCTTCCATCAATACCTCATCGTCGGAGGCATGCCACAGGCGGTCAACGAATTCGTAAACACTCAAAACCTTGGTCAGGTCAACACGCTTCAGAACGATATCTTGCGCCTTTATCGCGCCGATATCACAAAATACGCCCGAGAGGACAAACTGGCAATCCGCGAGGTCTTCGACCAGATGCCGGCACAACTCAACTCACAATCAAAGCGATTCAACTTCAGCGATATTGCTCCAAAAGGAACGTACGAGCGTTATCGAGACGATTTCCTGTGGTTGGTCGACGCGGGTGTCGCTCTGCCCGTGCGCAACGTGAAAGAACCACGCACACCACTCAAACTGGCAGAAAATCGTCAATATTTCAAGCTTTTCTTTAACGATGTCGGCCTACTCGCCGCCGCATGCGGCATGCAGGTCACCCGTAGCATCATCAGCGACAAGCTCGGGGTAAATTACGGTTCTATTTACGAAAACGTTGTTGCCGAGGAACTTCATGCCCACGGCCATGAGCTTTATTATTATCGCAACAAAAAGTTCGGAGAACTCGATTTCGTCATCGACACACCGATATCGGGAGCAATACCGATCGAGGTCAAATCAGGCAAGGATTACAAGCGACATAGCGCCCTAAGCAACGTGATGAAAGCTCCGAATTGGGACATCGACCATGCCATCGTCTTGTGCGAGGACAACCTTTCGGTAGCGGATAATATCATCTATTGCCCTGTCTACATGGTCGCGTTTTTATAG
- the lepA gene encoding translation elongation factor 4, translating to MIESKNKPGFTDQSLIRNFCIIAHIDHGKSTVADRILQLSGIVPEREMRDRFLDRMDIEQERGITIKSQAVRVPWNFDGKEYTLGMIDTPGHVDFTYEVSRALAACEGAVLLVDATQGIEAQTLSNLYMAIEDDLTIIPVLNKIDLPSAEPDKHAEEIANLLGCKPSDVLRVSGKTGEGIKDLLDQIVLEIPAPHGDPKAPARALIFDSVYDSYRGIVTYIRMVDGELKKREKVHMMGIGMTHEPIEIGVISPDMTPTQALGAGEVGYIITGAKDVSQSKVGDTVTSAVRPATEPLPGYRDPHPMVYAGLFPIDNAQFPELRDALDKLKLNDAALTYEPETSVALGFGFRCGFLGLLHMEIVVERLSREFGLDLISTAPNVTYKVTAEDGTVHEVKNPSEFPDGKIKQIVEPMVAADIITPKEFIGSVMELCQDHRGEMGTMEYLSPERVEMHYRIPLAEIVFDFFDQLKSRTKGYASLDYHEDGEQSADLVKVDILIQGEKVDAFSAIVHRDKSYSYGVMMTKKLQKLIPRQQFEIPIQAAIGSRIIARENIRALRKDVLAKCYGGDITRKRKLLEKQKAGKKRMKMLGHVEVPQEAFVAALSTGESGSSKSMDIDTKNKIRAAEKAVK from the coding sequence GTGATTGAGTCGAAGAACAAACCGGGATTTACCGACCAATCACTGATCCGCAACTTCTGCATCATCGCGCATATCGACCACGGCAAGTCCACCGTGGCCGACCGCATCCTCCAGCTTTCCGGCATCGTGCCCGAACGCGAGATGCGCGACCGGTTCCTCGACCGCATGGACATCGAGCAGGAGCGCGGCATCACCATCAAATCGCAGGCCGTGCGCGTGCCGTGGAACTTCGACGGCAAGGAATACACGCTCGGCATGATCGACACCCCGGGCCACGTCGATTTCACCTACGAGGTCTCGCGCGCGCTGGCCGCCTGCGAGGGAGCGGTGCTGCTGGTCGACGCCACGCAGGGCATCGAGGCGCAGACGCTCTCCAACCTCTACATGGCCATCGAGGATGATCTGACCATCATTCCAGTGCTCAACAAGATCGACCTGCCTAGCGCCGAACCGGATAAGCATGCCGAGGAGATCGCGAACCTGTTGGGATGCAAGCCCTCCGATGTGCTGCGTGTTTCCGGAAAGACCGGTGAGGGCATCAAGGACCTGCTTGATCAGATTGTTCTGGAGATTCCCGCTCCGCACGGCGACCCGAAGGCTCCCGCGCGCGCCCTGATTTTCGACTCGGTCTACGACTCGTACCGCGGCATCGTCACCTACATCCGCATGGTCGACGGCGAGCTCAAGAAGCGCGAGAAGGTGCACATGATGGGCATCGGCATGACGCACGAGCCCATCGAGATCGGCGTGATCAGCCCCGACATGACCCCCACCCAGGCGCTCGGCGCGGGTGAGGTGGGCTACATCATCACCGGCGCCAAGGACGTGAGCCAATCCAAGGTCGGTGACACCGTCACCTCGGCCGTCCGCCCGGCGACCGAGCCCCTGCCTGGCTACCGTGACCCGCATCCGATGGTTTACGCCGGCTTGTTCCCGATCGACAACGCCCAGTTCCCCGAGCTGCGCGACGCGCTCGACAAGCTCAAGCTCAACGACGCGGCCCTGACCTACGAGCCTGAGACCTCCGTGGCGCTGGGCTTTGGCTTCCGTTGCGGATTCCTCGGCCTGTTGCATATGGAGATCGTGGTGGAGCGCCTGAGCCGCGAGTTCGGGCTGGACCTCATCTCCACGGCACCGAACGTGACCTACAAGGTGACCGCCGAGGACGGCACCGTGCACGAGGTCAAGAACCCCAGCGAGTTCCCCGACGGCAAGATCAAGCAGATCGTCGAGCCCATGGTCGCGGCCGACATCATCACGCCCAAGGAGTTCATCGGTTCGGTCATGGAGCTCTGCCAGGATCACCGCGGCGAGATGGGCACGATGGAATACCTGAGCCCGGAGCGCGTCGAGATGCACTATCGCATCCCGCTGGCCGAGATCGTCTTCGACTTCTTCGATCAGCTCAAAAGCCGCACCAAAGGCTACGCCTCGCTCGACTACCATGAGGACGGCGAGCAGAGCGCCGACCTGGTGAAGGTCGACATCCTCATCCAGGGCGAGAAGGTCGACGCGTTCAGCGCCATCGTTCACCGCGACAAGTCGTATAGCTACGGGGTGATGATGACCAAGAAGCTGCAGAAGCTCATCCCGCGCCAGCAGTTCGAGATCCCCATCCAGGCGGCCATTGGCTCGCGCATCATCGCCCGCGAGAACATCCGCGCCCTGCGCAAGGACGTGCTCGCCAAGTGCTACGGTGGCGACATCACGCGAAAGCGCAAGCTGCTCGAGAAGCAGAAGGCCGGCAAGAAGCGCATGAAGATGCTCGGCCATGTGGAGGTGCCGCAGGAGGCGTTCGTCGCCGCGCTGTCCACCGGCGAGAGTGGCTCAAGCAAGTCCATGGACATCGACACCAAAAATAAGATTCGCGCCGCCGAAAAAGCGGTGAAGTAA
- a CDS encoding nitroreductase family protein yields the protein MMELSEAIRVRHAVRHYTDKPIPQDIADELQKTIDECNREGDLSMQLKLNDPVAFEGFLTDYGIYKGARNVVAIVSDRTPDWEERCGYYGAHVLLRATQLGLDTGWVRQFGRHLSKHVELEQGERPRFAIVLGYGVNHGHQHKSKRYDQVARVPSGMATPDWFRRGVEAALLAPTSLNQQKFVFTLQPDGRKVSAKAGLGPCAHTDLGIAKYHFEIGAGSDADFVWA from the coding sequence ATGATGGAACTGAGCGAAGCGATTCGGGTACGGCATGCGGTTCGGCATTATACCGACAAGCCGATTCCGCAGGATATAGCCGACGAACTTCAAAAGACCATTGACGAATGCAATCGCGAAGGCGACTTGAGCATGCAGCTCAAGCTCAACGACCCGGTCGCATTCGAGGGGTTCCTCACCGATTACGGCATCTACAAGGGCGCGCGCAACGTCGTCGCCATCGTCTCCGACCGCACGCCGGATTGGGAGGAGCGTTGCGGCTATTATGGCGCCCACGTTCTGCTGCGGGCCACGCAGCTTGGGCTCGACACCGGCTGGGTGCGTCAGTTCGGCAGGCATCTTTCCAAGCATGTGGAGCTCGAGCAAGGGGAGCGGCCCCGCTTCGCCATTGTGCTGGGCTACGGCGTCAACCATGGCCACCAGCACAAGTCCAAGCGCTACGACCAGGTCGCGCGGGTTCCGTCGGGAATGGCGACACCAGATTGGTTCCGTCGCGGCGTCGAGGCCGCGCTGCTTGCGCCCACCTCGCTCAACCAGCAGAAATTCGTCTTCACACTGCAGCCCGACGGCCGCAAGGTGTCAGCGAAGGCCGGCTTGGGCCCCTGCGCCCACACCGACCTAGGAATCGCGAAATACCATTTCGAGATCGGCGCCGGCTCCGATGCCGATTTTGTGTGGGCGTAA
- a CDS encoding helix-turn-helix transcriptional regulator: MTLNRQSDSASGSPGQDSSPDQSSPINETGNDITNETVSDTGNLDPSALTYDQKVALAQRQHTTIDAITNPAPAELKTKEPRGSIMLELDKVMVDRHMSLKELADEVGISNVNLSKIKNNRVAAIRFSTLAGICEALECQPGDILKYQTENEDD, translated from the coding sequence ATGACACTCAACAGGCAGTCCGATTCCGCCAGCGGATCACCAGGCCAGGATTCCTCTCCTGATCAAAGTTCGCCGATAAATGAAACCGGCAACGATATTACCAACGAAACCGTCTCAGACACGGGGAACCTCGACCCGTCCGCGTTGACGTACGACCAGAAGGTGGCCTTGGCCCAGCGACAGCACACCACCATCGACGCCATCACCAATCCGGCTCCCGCCGAGCTCAAAACCAAGGAGCCGCGGGGCAGCATCATGCTCGAGCTCGACAAGGTGATGGTCGACCGGCACATGTCGCTCAAGGAGCTGGCGGACGAGGTGGGCATCTCCAACGTCAACCTCTCGAAGATCAAGAACAACCGCGTGGCCGCCATCCGGTTCAGCACGCTCGCCGGCATCTGCGAGGCGTTGGAATGCCAGCCCGGCGACATCCTCAAATACCAGACCGAGAATGAAGATGACTGA
- the rpsT gene encoding 30S ribosomal protein S20, translating to MANIKSQKKRVLTNEKAHKRNVSVKSGLKTAIRNTREAIESGDKSAAEAAYKIAGQKLDKAAGTGVIHKNQAANRKSSLATAINAL from the coding sequence GTGGCAAACATTAAGTCGCAGAAGAAGCGCGTTCTGACGAACGAGAAGGCGCACAAGCGCAACGTGTCCGTGAAGTCCGGTCTGAAGACCGCGATTCGCAACACGCGCGAGGCCATCGAGTCGGGCGATAAGTCCGCCGCCGAGGCCGCCTACAAGATTGCGGGCCAGAAGCTCGACAAGGCCGCTGGCACGGGCGTGATTCACAAGAACCAGGCCGCCAACCGTAAGTCAAGCCTCGCCACGGCGATTAACGCCCTGTGA
- a CDS encoding 50S ribosomal protein L25/general stress protein Ctc encodes MANTITISGEVRTEFGKGVARRMRVAQQIPATIYAGGNEPVFVKLPMRETTLALRRTNALFTIKYGKDSKLAVVKDVQRNPVKRIVEHIDFYEVKAGEKIEVTVPVFAVGTPKGAAVAFVDMQTLVVRADVANLPERIDVNVDGLQDGDKVFAKDVELPEGVEFVDVNDDDSVVSVEIPEDATATTAVSEEAEGAEGETAEGAEGEAAEGDADAADGDAEEK; translated from the coding sequence ATGGCAAACACCATCACGATTTCGGGTGAGGTCCGCACCGAGTTCGGCAAGGGCGTCGCCCGCCGCATGCGCGTTGCGCAGCAGATCCCTGCCACCATCTACGCCGGCGGCAACGAGCCCGTCTTTGTCAAGCTGCCGATGAGGGAGACCACCCTCGCCCTGCGACGCACGAACGCGCTGTTCACCATCAAGTACGGCAAAGATTCCAAGCTCGCCGTCGTCAAGGACGTGCAGCGCAACCCCGTCAAGCGCATCGTCGAGCACATCGACTTCTACGAGGTCAAGGCCGGCGAGAAGATCGAGGTCACCGTGCCCGTCTTCGCCGTGGGCACCCCGAAGGGCGCGGCTGTCGCGTTCGTCGACATGCAGACCCTGGTCGTGCGCGCCGACGTGGCCAACCTCCCCGAGCGTATCGACGTGAACGTCGACGGCCTGCAGGACGGCGACAAGGTCTTCGCCAAGGACGTCGAGCTGCCCGAGGGCGTCGAGTTCGTCGACGTCAACGACGATGACTCCGTCGTCTCCGTCGAGATCCCGGAGGACGCCACCGCGACCACCGCCGTGAGCGAAGAGGCCGAGGGTGCCGAGGGCGAGACCGCCGAGGGCGCCGAGGGCGAAGCCGCCGAGGGCGACGCCGATGCGGCCGACGGCGACGCCGAGGAGAAGTAA
- a CDS encoding TRIC cation channel family protein, translating into MQLALESNAFFWAIEYIATFCCGLLGGLCAVKKKYDFIAILITVWLTGLGGGIIRDVLLGVFPPVGVSDRGLVITSLLTSVAVTVIYPEVDRLKWTMVALDALALGLYAVNGTQKALIYHMSGMTAVFMGLITAIGGGLIRDMLLNDVPAVIRDSHWYTVPALIGSILTVFVTRAYQGGHISFALQVAGDIAIVAFVVILRVLSVRFDWKVPGAVKRHHMILPLPEKDEGKDTKADADK; encoded by the coding sequence ATGCAATTGGCGCTGGAAAGCAATGCCTTCTTCTGGGCCATCGAATACATCGCGACCTTCTGCTGCGGCTTGTTGGGCGGGCTATGCGCCGTCAAGAAGAAATACGATTTCATCGCCATCCTCATCACCGTCTGGCTCACCGGCCTCGGGGGAGGCATCATCCGTGACGTGCTGCTCGGCGTGTTCCCGCCCGTCGGCGTCTCCGACCGCGGCCTGGTCATCACCTCGCTGCTCACCAGCGTGGCCGTCACGGTGATTTACCCGGAGGTCGACCGGCTCAAATGGACCATGGTCGCGCTCGACGCGCTGGCGTTGGGCCTCTATGCGGTCAACGGCACACAGAAGGCGCTGATCTACCATATGTCGGGCATGACGGCCGTCTTTATGGGACTGATCACGGCCATCGGTGGCGGGCTCATCCGCGACATGCTGCTGAACGACGTGCCGGCGGTCATCCGCGACAGCCACTGGTACACCGTCCCCGCGCTGATCGGTAGCATTCTGACCGTGTTCGTCACCCGTGCGTACCAAGGCGGTCATATCTCGTTCGCGCTCCAGGTGGCGGGCGATATCGCCATCGTGGCCTTCGTCGTCATCCTGCGCGTGCTCTCCGTGCGTTTCGACTGGAAGGTGCCCGGAGCCGTCAAACGCCATCATATGATCCTGCCACTGCCGGAAAAGGACGAGGGCAAAGACACGAAAGCTGACGCCGACAAGTAG
- a CDS encoding branched-chain amino acid aminotransferase translates to MTEQTHHDPAALNKLTEPFKVMPNPHPASDEERKKLIDKPAFGQLFSDNMTHMVWHKDSGWGDRKIEPYGPLAMEPGASVLHYAQECFEGLKAYRHADGSTWLFRPDANAERFANSSKRLYLPELSKDDFLGSVAALVKKDVEWVPTRREYTLYMRPFMFASEAFLGVRAPQTVDYCVIASPSGPYFPGGVKPVSIWVEDKWFRTGPGGTGFAKCGGNYAASLLGEYRGADHGCEQVCFVDAATKTYLEELGGMNMFTVHKDGHLETPSLTGNILPGVTRRSLIQLAQDHGRDVVETMIKLDQLLDDIKSGEVTEVFACGTAAIITPIGRFKSEKFDVTVADGGSGELTCKLRDELLGIQLGEIEDPHDWMWKVC, encoded by the coding sequence ATGACTGAGCAAACCCATCATGATCCAGCAGCGTTGAACAAGCTCACGGAGCCGTTCAAAGTCATGCCAAACCCCCATCCCGCAAGCGATGAAGAGCGCAAGAAGCTCATTGACAAGCCGGCGTTCGGCCAGCTCTTCAGCGACAACATGACCCACATGGTCTGGCACAAGGACAGCGGCTGGGGCGATCGGAAGATCGAGCCCTACGGCCCGCTCGCGATGGAACCGGGCGCCTCCGTCCTGCATTACGCCCAGGAGTGCTTCGAGGGCCTGAAGGCCTATCGCCACGCCGATGGCAGCACCTGGCTCTTCCGTCCCGACGCGAACGCCGAGCGTTTCGCCAACTCCTCCAAGCGCCTCTATCTGCCCGAGCTCTCCAAGGATGATTTCCTGGGCTCCGTGGCCGCGTTGGTCAAGAAGGACGTCGAGTGGGTGCCGACCCGCCGCGAATACACGCTCTACATGCGCCCGTTCATGTTCGCCTCTGAGGCGTTCCTTGGCGTGCGCGCACCACAGACCGTTGATTATTGCGTCATCGCCTCGCCTTCCGGCCCGTACTTCCCGGGCGGCGTCAAGCCGGTGAGCATCTGGGTGGAGGACAAGTGGTTCCGCACCGGCCCCGGCGGCACCGGTTTCGCCAAGTGCGGCGGCAACTACGCGGCGTCCCTGCTGGGCGAGTACCGCGGCGCCGACCACGGCTGCGAGCAAGTCTGCTTCGTCGACGCGGCCACCAAGACCTACCTTGAGGAGCTCGGCGGCATGAACATGTTCACCGTCCACAAGGACGGCCACCTGGAGACCCCGTCGCTGACCGGTAACATTCTGCCCGGCGTCACCCGTCGCTCGCTCATCCAGCTGGCCCAGGACCACGGCCGCGACGTCGTCGAGACCATGATCAAGCTCGACCAGCTGCTCGACGACATCAAGTCCGGCGAGGTCACCGAGGTCTTCGCCTGCGGCACCGCCGCGATTATCACGCCTATCGGCCGCTTCAAGTCAGAGAAGTTCGATGTCACCGTCGCGGACGGCGGCTCCGGCGAGCTGACCTGTAAGCTGCGTGACGAGCTGCTCGGCATCCAGCTTGGCGAGATTGAGGATCCGCACGACTGGATGTGGAAGGTCTGCTGA